In one window of Legionella fallonii LLAP-10 DNA:
- a CDS encoding M3 family metallopeptidase, with the protein MSAIVGLPQFSHIDVDGFKTHLDAMLKGHLEQIKTLLETNRHYTWDNLMYPLDDLSDELERFWSPLSHLHSVMNSPALRECYQGCLPLLSEYESAVGQNQKLYEAIKSIDTSHLDAAQQKIIADSLLDFELSGVALSKEDKKRFEAIQTRLDELSNQFQNNVLDATQAFTLQITDPARLAGLPEHALNTAKELATEKGLEGHVLTLEYPCYQAVMAYGEDRSLREEIYQAYVTRASEQGPNAGQFDNTALIDEILALRHEQAKLLGFHNYAELSLATKMAESSNQVINFMEDLVKKAGEQAKEEFKQLQQFAAERFQLDKVQPWDVGYLSEKRRQDLYTLSQEELRPYFPHPKVMQGLFDIVKKLYGMTIQEIDGVDVWHKDVQCFCVVDQHNQVRGYVYTDLYARPNKRGGAWMDSLQSRRKLEDGHVQLPIATLSCNFAKASANKPAMLSHDEVITLFHEFGHCLHHILTQVDYMGGSGINGVEWDAVELPSQFFENWCWVQEALTMLTSHVDTGEMLPETIFERLMAAKNFQSAMAMLRQIEFALFDFLIHKDFDAERKALVSDTLAKVRTKTNVIPIAPYNRFQHSFSHIFGGGYAAGYYSYSWAEVLSSDAFARFEEEGVFNPKTGLDFLSHILEAGGSKKASEAFVAFRGRPATVDALLRHNAIQQR; encoded by the coding sequence ATGTCTGCAATCGTTGGATTACCCCAGTTTAGCCATATTGATGTAGATGGATTTAAAACTCATCTTGATGCCATGCTAAAAGGTCATCTAGAGCAAATTAAAACCTTGCTAGAAACCAATCGCCATTACACTTGGGATAATTTAATGTATCCCTTGGATGATTTATCTGATGAACTAGAGCGCTTTTGGTCTCCATTATCTCATCTACATTCGGTGATGAACTCACCAGCCTTACGCGAATGTTACCAAGGATGTTTACCTTTACTATCAGAGTATGAATCGGCCGTAGGGCAAAATCAGAAGTTATATGAAGCGATTAAATCCATAGATACGTCGCACTTAGATGCCGCACAACAAAAAATTATTGCGGACAGTCTTCTGGATTTTGAATTATCAGGAGTTGCTTTATCCAAGGAAGATAAAAAACGCTTTGAGGCCATACAAACACGTTTAGATGAATTATCTAACCAATTTCAAAATAATGTTCTTGATGCAACTCAAGCCTTTACCTTACAGATTACTGATCCGGCACGTTTGGCTGGCTTACCAGAGCACGCATTAAATACGGCTAAAGAATTGGCAACTGAAAAAGGTCTAGAGGGACATGTATTGACGTTAGAATATCCCTGTTATCAAGCAGTAATGGCTTATGGAGAAGACAGGAGTTTGCGGGAAGAAATCTATCAAGCTTATGTCACTAGAGCTTCGGAGCAGGGACCTAATGCAGGACAATTCGATAATACAGCTTTGATTGACGAAATACTGGCTCTGCGTCATGAACAGGCCAAGCTTCTAGGGTTTCATAATTATGCTGAGCTGTCATTGGCTACTAAAATGGCAGAGTCTTCCAATCAAGTGATTAACTTTATGGAGGATTTGGTCAAAAAAGCTGGCGAACAAGCGAAAGAAGAATTTAAACAATTACAGCAGTTTGCGGCAGAGAGATTCCAGTTAGATAAGGTACAGCCTTGGGATGTAGGTTATTTATCGGAAAAAAGAAGGCAAGATCTCTATACTTTATCACAAGAAGAACTACGTCCTTATTTTCCTCATCCTAAAGTAATGCAAGGTTTGTTTGATATCGTTAAAAAGCTATACGGTATGACGATTCAAGAAATTGATGGTGTTGATGTTTGGCATAAAGACGTGCAATGTTTTTGTGTTGTTGATCAACACAACCAAGTTCGTGGTTATGTTTATACTGATTTATATGCAAGACCCAATAAACGTGGTGGCGCATGGATGGATTCTTTGCAAAGTAGAAGAAAATTAGAAGATGGTCATGTGCAATTACCCATAGCGACCTTAAGCTGTAATTTTGCTAAAGCATCAGCCAATAAACCCGCAATGCTGTCTCATGATGAAGTGATTACTTTATTCCATGAGTTTGGCCATTGTTTGCACCATATCTTAACGCAAGTGGATTATATGGGCGGCTCTGGTATTAACGGAGTTGAGTGGGATGCAGTGGAATTACCCAGTCAGTTTTTTGAAAATTGGTGCTGGGTGCAAGAGGCTCTCACCATGCTGACCTCTCATGTCGACACCGGTGAAATGCTTCCGGAGACCATATTCGAACGCTTAATGGCCGCGAAGAACTTTCAATCTGCCATGGCTATGCTAAGGCAAATAGAGTTTGCATTATTTGATTTTCTGATCCATAAGGATTTCGATGCAGAAAGAAAAGCGCTGGTTTCTGATACTTTAGCTAAAGTTCGTACTAAAACTAATGTGATCCCCATTGCTCCTTACAACCGCTTCCAACACAGTTTCAGCCATATCTTTGGTGGAGGCTATGCGGCAGGCTATTACAGTTACAGCTGGGCCGAGGTCTTATCTAGTGATGCGTTTGCTCGTTTTGAGGAAGAAGGAGTATTTAACCCCAAAACCGGACTTGATTTTCTAAGCCATATTCTAGAAGCCGGTGGCTCCAAGAAAGCGTCTGAGGCTTTTGTTGCCTTTAGAGGACGTCCCGCAACGGTAGATGCGTTATTAAGACATAATGCAATTCAGCAAAGATAA
- a CDS encoding tyrosine-type recombinase/integrase produces MTLTVVEIKNAKPKEKPYKMADEKGLYLLINPNGSKLWKFKYRFAGVEKKLSFGAFPDVSLSAARDARDEARRQLTNTIDPGILKNSIKRSKKMAEENSFEAVAREWHAKFTPQWSKNHGERILIRFEQNIFPWLGKRPINEVTAPEILSALRRIENRGAVETAHRVSQICGQVFRYAIVIGKAERNPAADLRGALAPVKQKHHASIIDPVEIGKLLSATHDYRGSYTTKCALQLAPLFFVRPGELRRAEWVEFDLEKAEWRIPAEKMKMKEQHIVPLSTQSIEILKELHAYTGSGKYVFPSLRSSDRPMSENTVLAALRRLGYNSDEMTGHGFRSMASTLLNEHGWNRDAIERQLAHAERNNIRAAYNYAEYLPERRKMMQWWADYLHSLMNN; encoded by the coding sequence ATGACCCTAACTGTCGTAGAAATAAAGAATGCTAAGCCTAAAGAAAAGCCCTATAAAATGGCGGATGAGAAAGGCTTATACCTATTGATTAATCCTAACGGTTCAAAGCTGTGGAAATTTAAGTATCGTTTTGCTGGTGTTGAGAAAAAGCTCTCCTTTGGTGCTTTTCCTGATGTCTCGCTGTCTGCTGCAAGAGATGCACGAGATGAAGCGCGTCGACAATTAACCAATACCATTGATCCTGGGATACTCAAAAATTCCATTAAGCGTTCTAAGAAAATGGCAGAGGAAAATAGCTTTGAAGCAGTTGCGAGAGAATGGCATGCCAAATTTACCCCACAATGGAGCAAAAATCACGGTGAACGTATTTTAATCCGTTTCGAGCAAAATATTTTCCCGTGGCTTGGTAAACGTCCCATTAATGAAGTTACGGCACCAGAAATTCTCTCTGCTCTTCGTAGGATTGAAAATCGAGGCGCAGTTGAGACGGCCCACCGAGTATCACAAATTTGTGGGCAAGTATTTCGCTATGCTATTGTTATCGGCAAAGCAGAGCGCAACCCTGCTGCTGATCTACGAGGAGCCTTAGCACCTGTAAAACAAAAACACCATGCCAGCATTATTGATCCTGTCGAAATTGGAAAGTTACTCTCAGCTACTCACGATTATCGCGGCAGCTATACTACCAAATGTGCTTTGCAATTAGCCCCTTTATTCTTCGTAAGGCCAGGAGAGCTTCGCCGCGCTGAATGGGTGGAGTTTGACCTGGAAAAAGCAGAATGGCGCATCCCTGCTGAAAAAATGAAGATGAAAGAGCAACATATAGTCCCACTTTCCACGCAATCCATTGAGATTCTCAAAGAATTACACGCGTACACTGGTTCAGGGAAATACGTATTTCCTAGCTTACGATCCTCTGATCGCCCAATGAGTGAAAACACCGTACTGGCAGCACTTAGACGTTTAGGCTACAATTCTGATGAAATGACTGGGCATGGGTTCAGAAGCATGGCCTCTACCTTGCTTAATGAACACGGTTGGAACCGAGATGCTATTGAGCGGCAATTGGCACATGCGGAACGTAATAACATACGCGCAGCGTATAATTATGCGGAATATCTTCCCGAACGACGAAAGATGATGCAGTGGTGGGCGGATTATCTGCATAGCTTGATGAATAATTAG
- a CDS encoding DEAD/DEAH box helicase, protein MTTINDLLVDFSKSSRNNRDKGTQFERLMAKYLMTDPQYADRLEDVWLWSDWPDRDGTDVGIDLVACEKGTGEYWAIQCKFFDPHHSLQKSDIDSFFTASGKHFRTRDGKRHGFGQRVIISTTDKWSKNAEEALKDQSIPVARIWFKDLEKSPIAWEKFELSKIKDLHLKPKKTLLEHQDEAISKALYALKDYDRGKLVMACGTGKTFTSLRLMEQMLPTAGRVLFLAPSISLVSQSLREWTAEAIKPIHAFVVCSDTKVGKEEEDIPLHDLAYPATTNPEKLVQASKMRPQDRPTVIFSTYQSIQVIADAQKLDLGEFDLIICDEAHRTTGLTMLDKDRSDFVKVHDNDIIRGKKRIYMTATPRIYCGSSKTRANEANASLASMDDEALFGKELYRLGFGKAVEHNLLTDYKVLIVAVKESEMANLTNSFNAYKFDEKKAIDVNFATKIIGCWKGLSKDGLVTINEQEAQELTEDILPMRRAIAFSRSIKDSKQKVEIFSALLERYHQLPNNQHLKMVPCAVRHIDGSMNSQTRKQELDWLKEESDECRILSNARCLSEGIDVPALDAVVFFDTRESIVDIVQSVGRVMRKTDGKKYGYIILPICIPSKSVNDYNEYIEHDPQFKSIWKVIKALRAHDESLVDEAQFRQKIKVISDNSKHSDHENDDSQFPLNFPDLPLDAINDAVYAAIPQKLGDREYWSEWAKSIGQTAQRLILRINDLIKNSSDLSQAFTVFHKGLQDTLNPSIAKEDAIEMLAQHILTLPVFKALFEGEAFPENNVVAKALESIVKKLETASLSSETESLEQFYANVRERISYAKSDKSKQDVVRNLYDTFFQNAFPRMSERLGIVYTPVPVVDFILHSVQATLKKHFDCNISDKQVQILDPFCGTGTFLVRLIQSGLIDNKNLPYKYSTELHANEIILLAYYIATINIETAFHAATGKYEAFNGMVLVDTFQMNEKHAADKIVLPENNKRAERQINQPIKVILGNPPYSAQQGSENDNNKNINYPDLNNRIAKTYAAKSKAKLLKNLYDSYIRAIRWASDRISDNGIIAFVTNGSFIDANNMDGLRKSLTEEFSHLYIFNLRGNARTQGEERRKEGGGIFGEGSRTPVAITIMVKDTSHSGPCELYYHDIGDYLNRQEKFDIIEKVRSIENIEWQKITPNQSGDWINQRNPIFERFIALGNKNDVNTKSIFNIYSQGVLSARDAWIYNTNKNTVESNIQRMIDAYNADRVKYFNMSSNNLGQQMSIEDIIDTDSKKISWSRALKKDAKQNKEYIFESESMVQSMYRPFFTQWMYFNRRLNEMVYQMPKIFPTRKHRNFVIMTTGIGASKEFSSLICDVVPNYHMHDTGQCFPLYWYEKVEENSNIKSDSLAYFDGYIRHDAISDWALQKFRGHYQDSLICKEDIFWYVYGILHSPEYKQRFSTNLKKMLARIPLAKDFRAFCDAGRQLGKLHLNYESIAPYPLIEDKKIASNTNFFVSKMVFGKKDGKPDKTTIVFNDLFTFRDIPLNAYDYVVNGKSAIEWIMERYQIVMDKDSSITNDPNRWSNDPQYIFDLLKRIVRVSVESMEIINRLPPLQEAESQ, encoded by the coding sequence ATGACTACTATTAATGACCTATTAGTAGATTTTTCTAAATCTTCACGTAACAATCGTGATAAAGGCACGCAATTTGAAAGATTAATGGCTAAATATTTAATGACGGATCCACAGTATGCGGATCGATTAGAGGATGTTTGGCTATGGTCAGACTGGCCAGATCGGGATGGTACAGATGTAGGCATTGATTTAGTTGCTTGTGAAAAAGGAACAGGCGAATATTGGGCCATTCAGTGCAAGTTTTTTGACCCTCACCATTCACTACAAAAATCCGATATTGATTCATTCTTTACAGCCTCTGGAAAACATTTTCGAACACGTGATGGCAAGCGTCATGGTTTTGGTCAGCGAGTTATTATTTCAACAACTGATAAATGGAGTAAAAATGCGGAGGAAGCTCTAAAAGATCAATCGATTCCTGTTGCAAGAATATGGTTTAAGGACTTAGAAAAAAGTCCTATTGCTTGGGAAAAATTTGAACTATCAAAAATAAAAGATCTTCATCTTAAACCTAAAAAAACCTTACTAGAACATCAAGATGAAGCTATTTCAAAAGCACTTTATGCTCTTAAAGATTATGACCGAGGCAAACTTGTGATGGCCTGTGGCACGGGTAAGACATTTACTTCTTTACGTTTAATGGAACAAATGCTGCCAACTGCTGGGCGAGTATTATTTCTAGCCCCGTCAATATCACTTGTATCTCAATCATTACGCGAATGGACAGCGGAAGCTATCAAACCCATTCATGCCTTTGTAGTTTGTTCTGACACTAAAGTTGGGAAAGAAGAAGAGGATATTCCACTTCATGATTTGGCCTATCCTGCCACGACAAACCCTGAGAAGCTTGTACAAGCATCTAAGATGCGACCTCAAGATAGACCCACAGTAATTTTTTCAACTTATCAATCCATTCAAGTCATCGCAGATGCTCAAAAACTGGATTTAGGCGAATTTGATCTGATTATTTGTGACGAAGCACATCGTACAACAGGATTAACCATGCTAGACAAAGATCGCTCTGACTTTGTTAAAGTGCATGACAATGACATTATACGTGGTAAAAAGCGTATCTATATGACAGCAACCCCTCGAATTTACTGCGGCAGCTCAAAAACTAGAGCCAATGAAGCAAACGCATCATTAGCTTCGATGGATGATGAAGCGCTTTTTGGTAAAGAGCTGTATCGATTAGGCTTTGGTAAAGCAGTTGAGCATAATTTGCTTACCGATTACAAAGTCTTAATTGTTGCTGTAAAAGAAAGTGAGATGGCCAATCTCACAAATAGTTTTAATGCATATAAGTTCGATGAAAAGAAAGCTATTGATGTAAATTTTGCCACTAAAATCATCGGATGCTGGAAAGGACTTTCAAAAGATGGCTTAGTGACTATCAATGAGCAGGAAGCCCAAGAGCTTACCGAAGATATTTTACCCATGAGGCGAGCCATAGCCTTTTCACGATCAATCAAAGACTCTAAGCAAAAAGTCGAAATTTTTTCAGCCTTATTGGAAAGATATCATCAATTACCAAATAACCAACACTTAAAAATGGTTCCATGTGCCGTAAGACATATTGATGGAAGCATGAACTCACAAACCCGAAAACAGGAGTTAGATTGGCTAAAAGAAGAATCGGATGAATGCCGTATACTCTCCAATGCGCGTTGTTTATCAGAAGGTATTGATGTGCCAGCCCTTGATGCCGTCGTGTTTTTTGATACAAGGGAGTCTATTGTTGATATCGTTCAATCGGTTGGACGTGTGATGCGTAAGACGGATGGAAAAAAATATGGCTATATTATTTTACCAATATGTATCCCCTCCAAAAGCGTTAATGATTACAACGAGTATATTGAGCATGATCCTCAATTTAAAAGCATATGGAAAGTCATTAAGGCATTGAGGGCACACGACGAATCTTTAGTTGATGAAGCTCAATTTCGTCAAAAGATCAAAGTGATTAGCGATAATAGCAAACACAGTGATCATGAAAATGATGACTCGCAATTTCCTCTTAACTTCCCAGATCTGCCATTAGACGCAATTAACGACGCAGTGTATGCAGCGATTCCTCAAAAACTAGGGGATCGAGAATATTGGAGCGAATGGGCTAAAAGTATTGGACAAACGGCGCAACGATTAATCCTTCGCATAAATGACCTAATCAAAAATTCTTCAGATCTTTCCCAAGCCTTTACTGTTTTTCATAAAGGTCTTCAGGATACATTGAATCCATCGATTGCCAAAGAAGATGCTATAGAAATGCTGGCACAGCATATATTAACGCTACCAGTATTTAAGGCTTTATTTGAAGGAGAGGCTTTTCCAGAAAATAACGTTGTTGCTAAAGCTCTAGAATCCATTGTGAAGAAGCTTGAAACGGCTTCTTTAAGCTCTGAAACCGAAAGTTTGGAACAGTTTTATGCCAATGTCAGAGAGCGAATTAGCTATGCAAAGAGCGACAAATCAAAACAAGACGTTGTTCGCAACCTATATGACACTTTCTTCCAAAATGCATTCCCACGTATGTCAGAAAGATTAGGGATAGTTTACACTCCTGTACCTGTTGTTGATTTTATTCTTCACAGTGTACAAGCGACTTTAAAGAAACATTTTGATTGCAACATCAGCGATAAACAAGTACAAATTCTCGATCCATTTTGTGGCACAGGAACATTTTTAGTCCGATTAATTCAGTCTGGCTTAATTGATAATAAAAACTTGCCTTATAAATATTCAACCGAATTACATGCTAATGAGATCATATTACTCGCCTATTACATTGCCACCATAAATATTGAAACAGCCTTCCATGCGGCTACAGGCAAATATGAAGCATTTAATGGTATGGTTTTAGTCGATACATTTCAAATGAATGAAAAACACGCTGCAGATAAAATTGTACTTCCAGAAAATAATAAACGAGCTGAACGCCAAATAAATCAACCCATCAAAGTAATCCTTGGAAATCCACCTTATTCAGCACAACAGGGAAGCGAAAACGATAATAACAAAAATATTAACTATCCAGATCTTAACAATAGGATTGCAAAAACATACGCAGCAAAATCGAAGGCCAAACTACTAAAAAATCTTTATGATTCTTATATTCGTGCAATTCGCTGGGCATCTGATCGAATTTCAGATAACGGTATCATCGCTTTTGTTACTAATGGTTCATTTATTGATGCTAACAACATGGATGGATTACGCAAAAGCCTAACCGAAGAATTTAGCCATCTGTACATATTTAATCTAAGAGGGAACGCACGAACGCAAGGTGAAGAACGCCGCAAAGAAGGTGGTGGAATTTTTGGAGAAGGCTCACGCACTCCCGTAGCCATTACGATTATGGTTAAAGATACATCTCATTCAGGCCCTTGTGAATTATATTATCATGACATAGGCGATTACCTAAATAGGCAAGAAAAATTCGATATTATTGAAAAAGTAAGAAGCATTGAAAATATCGAGTGGCAGAAAATTACTCCAAATCAAAGTGGCGACTGGATTAATCAAAGGAATCCAATATTTGAGCGTTTTATTGCCTTGGGAAATAAAAATGATGTTAATACAAAATCTATTTTCAATATCTATTCTCAAGGTGTTTTAAGTGCTCGTGATGCATGGATATATAACACCAATAAAAATACTGTTGAATCTAATATTCAACGCATGATCGATGCTTATAATGCAGATAGAGTTAAATATTTCAATATGAGCTCTAACAACTTGGGACAGCAGATGAGTATTGAGGATATTATAGATACTGATTCCAAGAAAATTAGCTGGTCGCGCGCATTAAAGAAAGATGCAAAACAAAATAAGGAATATATTTTTGAATCTGAATCAATGGTGCAAAGCATGTACCGTCCTTTCTTTACACAGTGGATGTATTTTAATCGTCGACTAAATGAAATGGTTTACCAAATGCCTAAGATATTTCCAACAAGAAAGCATCGCAATTTTGTTATCATGACGACAGGGATCGGAGCTTCTAAAGAATTTTCCAGTTTAATATGTGATGTTGTCCCGAACTACCATATGCATGATACAGGACAATGCTTTCCCCTTTATTGGTATGAAAAAGTTGAAGAAAATTCTAATATCAAATCCGACTCGTTAGCATACTTTGATGGCTATATACGCCATGATGCAATTTCTGATTGGGCTTTACAAAAATTCCGGGGCCATTACCAAGATAGCCTCATTTGTAAAGAAGATATTTTTTGGTACGTTTATGGAATACTGCATTCTCCAGAATATAAACAACGTTTTTCTACAAATCTCAAAAAAATGCTAGCTCGTATCCCTCTTGCCAAGGATTTTCGTGCTTTCTGTGATGCAGGACGTCAATTAGGTAAACTACATTTAAATTATGAGAGCATAGCTCCCTATCCTCTAATTGAGGATAAGAAAATTGCGAGTAATACCAATTTTTTCGTCAGCAAAATGGTTTTTGGTAAAAAAGATGGGAAGCCAGATAAAACAACCATTGTATTTAATGACCTATTTACTTTTAGAGATATTCCTCTTAATGCTTATGATTATGTGGTTAATGGAAAATCTGCTATTGAGTGGATCATGGAGCGGTACCAAATTGTTATGGATAAAGACAGTAGTATCACTAATGACCCCAACCGATGGTCTAATGATCCACAGTATATTTTTGATTTGCTAAAACGAATTGTGAGAGTCAGTGTTGAAAGCATGGAAATAATTAACAGATTACCTCCACTCCAAGAGGCTGAATCTCAATAA
- a CDS encoding helix-turn-helix transcriptional regulator, protein MVTNILRLHAVKERTGLSRSTIYLRVSKGCFPRPISLGGRAVGWIEAEVNEWLQQHIEESRQSDNGEGI, encoded by the coding sequence ATGGTTACAAACATCTTACGACTACATGCAGTAAAAGAACGTACGGGGCTATCTCGAAGTACCATCTATCTACGTGTCTCAAAAGGTTGTTTTCCTCGTCCTATTTCTTTAGGCGGAAGAGCTGTTGGTTGGATCGAAGCTGAAGTTAATGAGTGGTTACAGCAACACATTGAAGAAAGCCGACAGTCAGACAATGGGGAGGGCATATAA
- a CDS encoding DUF2779 domain-containing protein: MRVSKLTKSKFRLACECPTKLYYVDKPQYANQLVEDSFLKALAEGGYQVEALARCYFSEGIFVTTEKNQSNLEATKRLLGNEAITLFEAEIQYQGYLVRTDILIKYQNHLKLIEIKAKSISNEDLKKIVKRDGTINAEWKPYIADVAFQKWVLQHAYPNCSISSYLMLVDKDSICPTNGLNRKFLLTKNQSSKPSVKILDPLTPDDLSVRLLREINVDHLTDKIWAECDATGRSFTDRFHELSQQYFSGLKPPPIPKKECATCQFKTLTHNESNMLSGFKECWTEALGYNDNDFLDLTILDLWNFRDKPKCLQRGLIKLRDFNEDDLSIKDDGQPGLSMSQRQWLQIEKVKNNDNTVWIDEQNLCAEMQSWIYPLHFIDFETAMLPIPFKKGAHPYQGIAFQFSHHMMDEQGRVSHVGEYLNTVPGIDPSLDFIRALKSELEKDSGTIFRYSSHENTYLNMILKQLFELPESPSNLDDLATFIKSITRSPSDSKEKWIGDRCMVDLCELVKRYYYDPLTKGSNSIKKVLPAVLNQSKYLQQKYSQPIYSGKNFTNQQWLIYENGIIKDPYLLLEPINKEVPDEEIELLFDDEYLKEGGAATIAYAKLQFTHMSDFEREELKKALLKYCELDTLAMVMIVEAWQDIIKQGLP; the protein is encoded by the coding sequence ATGAGGGTTTCAAAGTTAACGAAATCAAAATTCAGACTAGCATGTGAATGCCCAACAAAACTCTATTACGTTGATAAACCACAATATGCCAATCAATTGGTGGAGGACTCCTTTTTAAAAGCATTAGCTGAAGGTGGTTATCAAGTAGAAGCTTTAGCACGATGCTATTTTTCAGAAGGCATATTCGTAACTACAGAAAAAAACCAATCAAACCTTGAGGCAACAAAACGCTTACTAGGAAATGAGGCTATTACGCTTTTTGAAGCAGAAATTCAGTATCAAGGATATTTAGTCCGCACAGATATTCTCATCAAATACCAGAATCATTTAAAATTAATTGAAATCAAAGCAAAATCTATCAGTAACGAAGATCTCAAAAAAATTGTTAAAAGAGACGGAACCATTAATGCTGAATGGAAACCTTATATTGCGGACGTCGCATTCCAAAAATGGGTGCTTCAGCATGCCTATCCCAATTGCAGTATCTCAAGCTATTTGATGCTCGTTGATAAGGACAGTATTTGCCCTACTAACGGATTGAACCGCAAGTTTTTGCTGACAAAAAATCAATCAAGCAAACCAAGTGTAAAAATTCTGGATCCACTAACACCTGATGATTTATCAGTTCGCTTGCTCAGAGAAATTAATGTTGATCATTTGACTGATAAAATTTGGGCTGAGTGTGATGCAACAGGAAGATCTTTCACTGACAGATTTCATGAGCTTAGCCAACAATATTTTAGCGGATTAAAACCACCCCCGATCCCTAAAAAGGAATGTGCAACTTGTCAATTCAAAACCCTCACACATAATGAATCAAACATGTTATCTGGGTTTAAGGAGTGTTGGACTGAAGCTCTTGGTTATAACGACAATGATTTTCTTGATCTCACAATTTTAGATCTATGGAACTTTCGTGACAAGCCCAAATGCTTGCAAAGAGGTTTAATTAAACTGCGGGATTTCAATGAAGATGATTTATCTATAAAAGATGATGGCCAGCCTGGCTTATCCATGAGTCAACGCCAATGGCTACAGATTGAGAAAGTGAAAAACAATGACAACACCGTATGGATTGATGAGCAGAATTTGTGCGCTGAAATGCAATCTTGGATATATCCATTACATTTTATCGATTTTGAAACTGCTATGCTACCGATTCCATTTAAAAAAGGAGCGCATCCCTATCAAGGTATCGCCTTTCAATTTTCCCATCACATGATGGATGAACAGGGGCGCGTGTCTCACGTTGGCGAATATTTGAATACTGTTCCTGGTATTGACCCATCACTTGATTTTATTCGAGCATTAAAATCGGAACTTGAAAAAGATTCAGGCACCATTTTTCGTTACAGCAGTCATGAGAATACATACTTAAACATGATATTAAAACAATTATTCGAATTACCAGAGTCACCCTCTAATTTGGATGACTTAGCTACATTTATTAAATCAATTACCAGGTCACCGTCTGACAGCAAAGAAAAATGGATAGGTGATCGTTGCATGGTAGATTTATGTGAATTGGTGAAACGATATTATTATGATCCGCTAACTAAGGGTTCAAATTCAATTAAAAAAGTGTTGCCTGCTGTTTTAAACCAATCCAAATATCTACAACAAAAATACAGTCAACCAATTTATAGCGGCAAAAACTTCACTAATCAGCAATGGCTCATTTATGAAAACGGAATAATTAAAGACCCCTATTTGCTTTTAGAACCAATCAACAAAGAAGTACCCGATGAAGAAATTGAACTACTGTTTGACGATGAATATTTAAAAGAAGGCGGGGCCGCAACCATCGCATATGCCAAATTACAATTTACTCATATGAGTGATTTTGAGCGAGAAGAGCTTAAAAAAGCTCTTCTAAAATATTGTGAACTGGATACGTTGGCTATGGTTATGATTGTTGAGGCTTGGCAGGATATAATAAAACAGGGGCTACCCTAA
- a CDS encoding type II toxin-antitoxin system death-on-curing family toxin translates to MNQKAKLPFFYFDIQHAVEVQAWIIENSGGLPGVKNLNELEGPLSHIQNDDYYPEIMHKLTHLVFSINKHHAFNDGNKRSSIALGAYFLELNGYDYAVSRFVREMENIAVWVADNVISKELLMKIIQSLIYEEDYSESIKLAIIDSLNKTGIS, encoded by the coding sequence ATGAATCAAAAAGCTAAACTACCCTTCTTTTATTTTGATATTCAACATGCTGTTGAAGTACAGGCTTGGATTATTGAAAATTCAGGGGGATTACCTGGTGTTAAAAATTTAAATGAATTGGAAGGCCCTTTATCACATATACAAAATGATGATTATTATCCTGAAATAATGCATAAATTAACACATCTGGTATTTTCTATTAATAAACATCATGCATTCAATGATGGCAATAAACGTTCTAGCATTGCTCTTGGAGCCTATTTTTTAGAATTAAATGGTTATGATTATGCCGTTTCACGTTTTGTGAGAGAAATGGAAAATATAGCTGTTTGGGTAGCCGATAATGTTATTTCAAAAGAATTATTAATGAAGATAATCCAATCATTGATTTATGAAGAAGATTACTCAGAGTCAATCAAACTTGCTATTATTGATAGTCTCAATAAAACAGGAATTTCATAA